One Xylanivirga thermophila DNA segment encodes these proteins:
- a CDS encoding TIGR03960 family B12-binding radical SAM protein, which produces MDTQCLERILNQVEKPTRYMGNEYNMVEKDPAKIDIRFAFAFPDVYEVGMSHLGMKILYHLLNERDDTYCERIFAPWIDMEQKMRECGIPLFALETKDSIADFDFIGFTLQYEMCYTNVLNMLDLADIPLLSEKRGEEYPIIIAGGPCAYNVEPLADFMDLVVMGEGEEVIHEILDLYKQCKAEDKGKKEFLLEAATKIKGVYVPAFYDVSYDDAGIVTCIKPNKAGVPSTIQKRIIKDLDSTYYPDTMIVPFMNIVHDRIMLEMFRGCTRGCRFCQAGMLYRPVRERSKDNLVRLANRLVKNTGYDEISLSSLSSSDYSQLEELCSELMEKFEPCGVSISLPSLRIDNFDKEFVKQVQRVRKSGLTFAPEAGTQRLRDVINKGVTHDDLMKSVHTAFELGWTSIKLYFMIGLPTETEEDIKGISILAEGVIDKYFEVNRGKRPPKPSITVSTSSFVPKPFTPFQWVGQDTMDDLNEKQNTLKHYLNKKYIDYNWHDSKVSYLEGVFARGDRRLGKVLVKAFKNGCKFDSWGDCFNFDAWLKAFDEVGLDPAFYANRIRNKDEIFPWNHIDVGVSRTYLWNEYEKALKGQLTPDCRLGCTGCGAIRLGGGACDALNSKI; this is translated from the coding sequence TTGGACACACAGTGTTTAGAGAGGATATTAAATCAAGTTGAGAAACCAACCCGTTACATGGGTAATGAATACAACATGGTGGAAAAGGATCCAGCTAAAATTGATATACGATTTGCTTTTGCATTTCCAGATGTATATGAGGTTGGTATGTCTCATCTTGGGATGAAAATATTATATCATTTACTGAATGAAAGGGATGATACTTATTGTGAACGGATTTTTGCCCCATGGATAGATATGGAGCAAAAAATGCGAGAGTGTGGTATTCCATTATTTGCCCTTGAAACAAAAGATTCAATAGCTGATTTTGATTTTATTGGTTTTACACTTCAATACGAGATGTGTTACACAAATGTATTAAATATGTTAGATCTTGCTGATATTCCCCTTTTATCGGAGAAAAGAGGTGAAGAATACCCTATAATCATTGCAGGAGGTCCTTGTGCATATAACGTAGAGCCGTTGGCTGATTTTATGGACCTTGTAGTGATGGGAGAGGGGGAGGAAGTCATACATGAAATATTAGATCTATACAAACAGTGTAAAGCCGAAGACAAAGGGAAAAAAGAATTTTTATTAGAGGCTGCCACAAAAATTAAAGGGGTGTATGTGCCAGCTTTTTATGATGTGTCATATGATGATGCTGGCATAGTAACTTGCATAAAGCCTAATAAGGCGGGAGTTCCATCCACGATACAAAAGCGCATAATAAAAGACTTAGATAGTACGTACTATCCTGATACTATGATAGTACCATTTATGAACATTGTTCATGACAGGATTATGCTGGAGATGTTTAGAGGATGTACTAGAGGATGTAGATTTTGTCAGGCTGGTATGTTATATAGGCCGGTGCGTGAACGGTCGAAAGATAACTTGGTGAGATTAGCAAATCGTTTGGTGAAAAATACCGGATATGATGAAATATCATTGTCATCTCTGAGTAGTAGTGATTATTCGCAGTTAGAAGAACTATGCAGTGAGCTTATGGAAAAATTCGAACCATGTGGTGTATCAATATCTTTACCATCGTTAAGAATAGATAATTTTGATAAAGAGTTTGTAAAGCAGGTACAAAGGGTACGAAAATCGGGTCTTACTTTTGCGCCTGAAGCAGGCACACAGAGATTAAGGGATGTTATAAATAAGGGTGTTACCCATGATGATCTTATGAAGAGTGTTCATACTGCATTTGAATTGGGATGGACAAGCATAAAACTGTATTTTATGATAGGACTGCCTACTGAGACTGAAGAGGATATTAAAGGTATATCAATATTAGCAGAAGGTGTTATAGATAAATACTTTGAAGTAAACAGGGGCAAAAGGCCACCGAAGCCTAGTATAACGGTGAGTACTTCTTCTTTTGTACCAAAGCCATTTACGCCGTTTCAATGGGTAGGACAAGATACGATGGATGATCTTAATGAAAAGCAGAACACTTTAAAACATTATCTTAACAAGAAGTACATAGATTATAATTGGCATGATTCTAAAGTAAGCTATCTTGAAGGTGTATTTGCTAGGGGGGATAGACGTCTAGGGAAAGTTTTGGTAAAAGCATTTAAGAATGGGTGTAAATTTGATAGTTGGGGTGATTGTTTTAATTTTGATGCATGGCTTAAGGCTTTTGATGAAGTAGGATTGGATCCTGCATTTTATGCGAATAGGATAAGGAATAAGGATGAAATTTTTCCATGGAATCACATTGATGTGGGGGTTAGTAGAACATATTTATGGAATGAGTATGAAAAAGCTTTAAAGGGTCAGCTTACCCCCGATTGTAGACTTGGATGCACCGGCTGTGGAGCCATTAGACTTGGGGGAGGTGCTTGTGATGCGCTTAATAGCAAAATATGA
- a CDS encoding TIGR03936 family radical SAM-associated protein translates to MRLIAKYEKDDRVKYISHLDTMRAIQRALRRANIPIAFSKGFNPHPKISFAPALSVGITSQGEYMDIILEQAISTSAFVKKTNDALPKGLSIIQAIEVDKKTPSLNSMINMASYLIKVFVGNIDGEKIINDFLNQEHIYVEKKKKKSSRTIDIRGMIYDIKFISDDETGFVFKSDISTGSQKNLNAELFVRAFLSFMGILNAEFKIHRIDMFIYHNNRYITPMEL, encoded by the coding sequence ATGCGCTTAATAGCAAAATATGAAAAGGATGACAGAGTAAAATATATATCACATTTGGATACCATGAGGGCAATTCAACGGGCATTAAGACGGGCAAATATTCCAATAGCTTTCTCAAAGGGTTTTAATCCCCATCCAAAGATATCCTTTGCTCCCGCCTTGTCAGTAGGTATAACCAGTCAGGGTGAATATATGGATATTATACTTGAACAGGCGATTTCTACATCTGCATTCGTGAAAAAAACAAATGATGCATTGCCAAAGGGATTGTCAATTATACAGGCTATAGAGGTGGATAAGAAGACGCCGTCATTAAATAGTATGATAAACATGGCAAGTTACCTTATAAAAGTTTTTGTCGGGAATATAGATGGAGAAAAAATTATAAATGATTTTTTAAATCAGGAGCATATTTATGTAGAAAAAAAGAAAAAAAAGAGTAGCAGAACAATAGACATAAGGGGCATGATATATGATATTAAATTTATTTCAGATGATGAAACTGGATTTGTTTTTAAATCTGATATAAGCACAGGCAGCCAAAAAAATTTAAATGCAGAGTTGTTTGTACGAGCATTTTTATCTTTTATGGGTATACTAAATGCTGAATTCAAAATACATAGAATTGATATGTTCATATATCATAATAATCGTTATATTACCCCAATGGAATTGTGA
- a CDS encoding Rne/Rng family ribonuclease: protein MTKLIVVDVHNNQIRVAILEDGDLAEFYMEDDDNEVLVGNIYRGKIINVLPGMQAAFVDIGLNKNAFLYVGDINTDKSLFEFKNADNKIEHRLKTPSISDVIREGQEITVQVLKEPMGTKGARITTHITLPGRYLVLMPTVNYVGVSRRIDDEEERQRLREIAEKIKPDDMGIIVRTAAKGKDMQDFIHDAELLCRLWDSIKKKEQKGKVPRVLHKDESLVYRTVRDLFTQDIDKFIINDYNQYLRVLELMDVISPHLKSRVNYFDDDKDIFERYGINYKIEKAIQKKVWLKNGGYLVIDPTEALTVVDVNTGKFVGRKNLEDTVLKTNLEAAEEIAHQIRLRDIGGIIIIDFIDMQQEEHRQQVLEALKHALKKDRTKTNVVGLTGLGLIEMTRKKVRNRLSTAFLKPCPYCNGTGKVYSENMIVAKIEKNLEQFFKSYDAWGAVVEVHPAVARFWMDDNGNELDILESTLNKRIYISSNAKFHIEQMKIRPIGEPQDLEGILMEYTDAVCVDSIRSKDQTEVSHLIFLE from the coding sequence TTGACCAAGCTAATAGTTGTAGATGTTCATAACAACCAGATCAGGGTAGCTATCTTAGAAGATGGTGATCTGGCAGAATTTTATATGGAAGATGATGATAATGAAGTATTGGTAGGTAATATATATAGGGGAAAGATTATAAATGTATTACCTGGGATGCAGGCTGCTTTTGTGGATATAGGACTTAATAAGAATGCATTTTTATATGTTGGAGATATAAATACGGATAAATCCTTATTTGAGTTTAAAAATGCCGATAATAAAATAGAGCATAGATTAAAAACGCCTTCTATTTCCGATGTAATACGTGAAGGCCAGGAAATAACAGTGCAGGTATTAAAAGAGCCTATGGGAACAAAGGGAGCTAGAATAACCACCCATATAACACTACCTGGACGATATCTAGTACTTATGCCTACTGTAAACTATGTAGGAGTATCAAGGCGAATAGATGATGAGGAAGAACGTCAACGTCTTAGAGAGATAGCTGAAAAGATAAAACCTGATGATATGGGTATTATAGTAAGAACAGCAGCAAAGGGTAAGGATATGCAGGATTTTATCCATGATGCAGAATTATTGTGTAGACTATGGGATAGTATAAAGAAAAAAGAGCAAAAGGGCAAGGTACCTAGGGTACTACATAAAGATGAAAGCCTTGTATACAGGACGGTAAGGGATCTATTTACACAGGATATTGATAAGTTTATAATAAATGATTACAATCAGTATTTACGTGTATTGGAGCTTATGGATGTCATATCACCACATCTCAAATCACGAGTGAATTATTTTGATGATGATAAGGATATATTTGAACGTTATGGTATCAATTACAAGATAGAAAAGGCTATTCAAAAAAAAGTATGGCTTAAAAATGGTGGATATTTAGTAATAGACCCTACAGAGGCATTAACAGTAGTTGATGTAAATACAGGAAAATTTGTAGGACGAAAAAATCTAGAAGATACGGTTTTAAAAACCAACCTAGAAGCGGCTGAAGAAATAGCTCATCAAATAAGATTGAGGGATATAGGTGGTATAATAATAATTGATTTTATAGATATGCAGCAGGAAGAACATAGGCAGCAAGTGCTGGAAGCTTTGAAACACGCATTAAAAAAGGATAGAACTAAGACTAATGTGGTAGGATTAACAGGATTAGGGCTTATTGAAATGACAAGGAAAAAAGTACGTAATAGACTTTCTACTGCATTTTTAAAACCTTGTCCATATTGTAATGGTACTGGCAAAGTATATTCAGAAAATATGATAGTGGCAAAGATAGAGAAAAATTTAGAGCAGTTTTTTAAAAGTTATGATGCCTGGGGTGCAGTAGTAGAAGTACATCCGGCTGTAGCAAGATTTTGGATGGATGATAATGGAAACGAACTAGACATACTAGAAAGTACTCTTAATAAAAGGATTTATATAAGTTCCAATGCAAAATTTCATATAGAGCAGATGAAGATTCGCCCTATAGGAGAACCACAAGATCTTGAGGGAATATTAATGGAATATACCGATGCAGTGTGCGTAGATAGTATAAGATCAAAAGATCAAACAGAAGTTTCGCACTTGATTTTTTTAGAGTAG